The Papaver somniferum cultivar HN1 chromosome 6, ASM357369v1, whole genome shotgun sequence genome segment TCAGTTCTAATTTAGGTTGTTGAATCAATAGTTTAAAATGTCAAGAGTTAGCCCCATTTTGCAATTTTTATAGTGTTATAACGATGGAACTGAATATCTTAAAAAGAAGACATTTTGGCTCCCATAATTGTAATCTGTAAGACGAGATAAATTTGTTAATGCAAAATGCCGATGTACGTTTACAGAGTACCTAGGCTGCATGTGCCTTGACATTACTACGAGACAAAGTGGGGGGTGATAGAGAGAGGTCACTAAAAGTTAGGTCACCTGAGCTCAGCCAGCCTAGTGGATTCCCActacaaatcaaacaaaacaaaaccctaacacCCCTCACACTCTCTGTGAATCTTTTTATCTCATTTTCTCTTTGACTATCATCATTAATGGCAACCTCATTCAAACCCGTCTCACTTCCTCCATCAACAAATAGATTCAACCAGTATCTTCCAATCCGTCGTTGTCAAAGTCTGATTAGATGCTGTACCAGTCTTAAAACCCTAAGAATCACATCTGAACCCCAACCAGTGTTTGATTCGTTAAGATCTTTCGCACCAGCAACAGTAGCAAATTTAGGTCCCGGGTTTGATTTTCTTGGTTGTGCAGTTGATGGGGTTGGTGATTATGTTACTCTATCAATTGATCCAAATGTACAACCAGGTGAGATTCAAATTTCGTCTATTAATGGAATCGGAAATTGTTGTTCTAAATTGAGTAAGGATCCGTTATGGAATTGTGCTGGAATCGCAGCAATTTCAGTTATGAAAATGCTAGGAATCAAATCAGTGGGTCTTTCTTTATCTCTTGAAAAGGGGTTGCCTTTGGGGAGTGGTCTTGGTTCTAGTGCTGCTAGTGCTGCTGCGGCTGCTATAGCAGTGAATGAATTATTCGGGGGGAAATTGGATATTTCAGATCTTGTTTTAGCTGGGCTTGATTCTGAAGCCAAAGTCTCTGGTTATCATGCTGATAATATAGCACCAGCTATCAtgggtggatttgttcttattcAAAATTACAGTCCATTGAATTTAGTGCGGTTGCCATTTCCTGGTGACAAGGATTTGTTTTTTGTTCTTGTGAATCCGGAATTTGAAGCTCCAACTAAGAAAATGAGAGCAGTATTGCCAACTGAGATTACAATGAAAGAGCACATTTGGAATTCTAGTCAAGCAGGTGCTGTAGTAGCTGGAATTCTGCAAGGGGATTTGGAAGCATTAGGTTTAGCATTATCGTCTGATAATATTGTTGAACCTAATCGAGCACCATTGATCCCTGGTATGGTTGGCGTGAAGAAAGCGGCTATTGAAGCTGGAGCTTTTGGGTGCACGATTAGTGGAGCAGGACCAACTGCGGTAGCGATTACGGATTGTGAAGAGAAGGGAAAGCAAATTGGAAAGAAAATGGTGGAAGCATTTATGGTGCAGGGGAATTTGAAAGCTTCAGCTGTGGTTAGTAGTCTTGATAGAGTTGGTGCTAGGGTTGTTACTAGTACTCCTAGATGATAATTTGAACAATTTTGTACTTGTCATATGATTTTTGAATACTTGCAGCATTTGTCTCGCAAAATTTTGAGACCAGCGCTTTAGTTTTTGTTCTTAGTTTTCGTCCAGGTAGGCTCATTGGTTTCATGAATGTTAAGTTGGTAACCATGTCTGGTTCAGCTTTTGTATGTTTTTGACATAATAAAATGCTTTTTCAGTTGCAACCAACATTTCAACATATTAACATCCTTAAGTTATTGTTTTGAAGTTCATCGTTGCATCTGTAACATTTCAAGAGGTCAGATTTTATTTCCCTAAGTCTACCCTATCACTATGACTCGAGGAATGCAACGCGTGCTCAGAGTTCTGGAAGAAAGGATGGTGCAAGGCGTCCAAGGCCTTTGGCCTGGCAGAATAAAATGGAAAAGGATGATATTGCCCAAGATATCTGAAACAGAGGACAAAAGTTAGCATATGAGGTGCTTCTAGGTTCCTGTACTTAAGGTTTCATCTCCTACGTCTGACATGAGAGTAAAAGCATATACTCCTTACCTCATTCTGGGTCAGAGTCTTAATAATCGAGAGAGAAGATCGATAGCTTCTAGTATTTGCTCCACCATTAACAGGTACAAGCAGTTTCTGAAAATATTTGTATCGCGTTCAAGCTGATCAACAAATGGATGTTTTTACCTCTAGTAATGCGGAGAACACATACTGAACTGAAAAATCTGTAGCACATGTTTGTCGCCCATGAATGAGTTGGTCAGGTGCTTCCCGACCCAAACTACCTGCAACTACCATTTGTACTGAAGTAAACTTCTGCTGTGTGTTGGCGTTCTCATCTTTCATTATGGACCTCACTGAATTCTCATACACCAACCAATGCATTCTTTGGGGATAATAATCAAGTTTTTGATGGGAGATATTTTGGAACTAGGCAATTGGTGGATGTAAGCATCTAACTTGGTTAATCCAAATATCACTTTTTTGAGCTACTGAAAGGGTGTAATTCAGCCTTCATGTGACAGTGCAATCAGATTCTGTATTAACAGAAAGGCTTTTGCTTATACCCATATCTGAAAGTTAGCACATAAGGATCTCTGCTTTGAGCATCGAAACGTTTTCAGGCTTTTAAGTCCCGATGTATGACTGCGAGCCCTATCTTTCAATGTGCAGTAGCACACCAAAATTCATACTTTTTACATAATATACAGActttgtaaaaataaataaaaaatgctcagatgtttttttttaacTCTGAAAAACATATGTAAACACTGATTTCTTTTCCTATGGATGGACACTGCTCCCCGGTGATATCCCGAGAAAAGCTGATCTTGTTTATACAAATAATCACAAATTTGATACATTTGTTTTTGTTAATTTATTCTCTTCCTGATCTGATCAAGCTGAGATAAATTTCTCAATTACAAAAGAAGTATTTCCTGAGAAAAAAAAGAACGCTGGGAAACCTTAACCTCTCTATGAACAACATATTTGTTCAGTGAGAGATATACTAGAGAACTCTTAACCAAACAGCAACTAGTAAGGAATGGAATTAAGCTTCATAAACTTTGCACTCCTCTTCTGCTGGGTTTGACTGGCAGAAATCTTCCAATGGATCACCACTTCCTCCAACTGATACACCTGGCCACTTGCTTGCCACCAAGTGTGCCAAATCGACCACTCGTTGACTGCAAGGAAATACTCCGTACGATTGGTTAATGTGGTTCATGTAACTGTATTATGGTGGTTATTTGAGGCATACAATAAATTATACACCAGGAATAACAAGAATTATACCTGTATCCCCATTCGTTATCATACCAAGCAACCACCTTAACCATATCACCACCCATGACCATGGTCAAAGATGAGTCGATGGTGGTTGAGACATCACTGCACCGGAAATCAACTGACACAAGTGGTAAGTCGCACACTGCCAATATTCCCTTCATTGGTCCATCAGCAGCCTTTCTGAAAGCGGCATTGACATCTTCAGCTGAAAGTCCCTTCTTCTCGACGTTAATAACTAGATCAACTACGGAAACATTAGGAGTAGGAACTCTAAGTGCAATGCCGTTAAGCTTTCCCTTCAATTGAGGTAAGACTAATGACACAGCCTTGGCTGCTCCAGTACTGGTTGGTACTATGTTCAAGGCAGCAGCCCTCGCTCTCCTCAAATCACGGTGAGATGCATCCAAGAGTCTCTGTCAAAATATATTTAAAGTGAATAATTTCCTGCTAAATATCTCCTAcatcaacaacaaaaatatggaaaataacTTTCATAGAATCGCAATTTGTTACCTGGTCTCCGGTGTAAGAGTGAGTGGTGGTCATTGTTCCCTTAACAATACCGAACTCATCATCCAAAACCTTGGCGAATGGAGCTAGACAATTTGTGGTGCAAGAAGCATTGCTGTGGAAATTTTGAAGTTCACAAATTTAATAAAATGGGATAAAACCAAGAGCGAAAAATTTCCAAATTTagaatgaaaataagaaaagaaaaaccgcCAACCTAACAATATTTGCAACATCATGGCCGTAATCTCCTTCATTGACTCCAACGACGTATGTTGGGATATCAGCTCCTTTGGCTGGAGCAGTTATAATAACCTTCTTGGCACCAGCTTGAATGTGTTTCCCTGCACCAGGGCCATCCACAAACACTCCAGTTCCCTGTAAGAGTTACAGTTTGTAAGACCTTATGTTATAATTGAGGCGTTAAGTAAACTGTGTGGAGGTTTAAAAGGTGAATATAAATACCTCGATAACGATATCAATCCCCATTTCTGCCCATGGTAGCTTGAGAGGATCTCTGTTTGAGACAACTTTGATTATCTTACCATCAACACTGATGTGTTCGTTGTCTACGATCTTCACCTCTGCCTTGAATGTTCCGAGCATGGAATCGTATTTGAGAAGGTGAGATGCCTGCAGTGCAGCCATGGAAATTCATTAGCTTAACAATGGAACCCCCTGGTGAACTCATACAGATTGGATTAACCACCACTCTTAAGAGGGGAAATGGCAAAACTGACAGTCTGAATTCAATTGCTACTTACATTCTTCACACCACCGCTGTCGTTGAGAACAACAACCTCAAGGGGTGAG includes the following:
- the LOC113289627 gene encoding homoserine kinase-like, with the translated sequence MATSFKPVSLPPSTNRFNQYLPIRRCQSLIRCCTSLKTLRITSEPQPVFDSLRSFAPATVANLGPGFDFLGCAVDGVGDYVTLSIDPNVQPGEIQISSINGIGNCCSKLSKDPLWNCAGIAAISVMKMLGIKSVGLSLSLEKGLPLGSGLGSSAASAAAAAIAVNELFGGKLDISDLVLAGLDSEAKVSGYHADNIAPAIMGGFVLIQNYSPLNLVRLPFPGDKDLFFVLVNPEFEAPTKKMRAVLPTEITMKEHIWNSSQAGAVVAGILQGDLEALGLALSSDNIVEPNRAPLIPGMVGVKKAAIEAGAFGCTISGAGPTAVAITDCEEKGKQIGKKMVEAFMVQGNLKASAVVSSLDRVGARVVTSTPR
- the LOC113289632 gene encoding glyceraldehyde-3-phosphate dehydrogenase GAPB, chloroplastic-like, which translates into the protein MATHAALASSRIPTNTRISSKSSSHSYPSSQCFSKRVEVADFSGLRSSSSVTYAKNTREASFYDVVATQLTPKIAAGSAPIRGETVAKLKVAINGFGRIGRNFLRCWHGRKDSPLEVVVLNDSGGVKNASHLLKYDSMLGTFKAEVKIVDNEHISVDGKIIKVVSNRDPLKLPWAEMGIDIVIEGTGVFVDGPGAGKHIQAGAKKVIITAPAKGADIPTYVVGVNEGDYGHDVANIVSNASCTTNCLAPFAKVLDDEFGIVKGTMTTTHSYTGDQRLLDASHRDLRRARAAALNIVPTSTGAAKAVSLVLPQLKGKLNGIALRVPTPNVSVVDLVINVEKKGLSAEDVNAAFRKAADGPMKGILAVCDLPLVSVDFRCSDVSTTIDSSLTMVMGGDMVKVVAWYDNEWGYSQRVVDLAHLVASKWPGVSVGGSGDPLEDFCQSNPAEEECKVYEA